A DNA window from Enterobacter asburiae contains the following coding sequences:
- the tamB gene encoding autotransporter assembly complex protein TamB, whose translation MSLWKKISLGVLIFIVLLLGTVAFLVGTTTGLHLLFNAANRWVPGLEIGQVTGGWRDLRLKNIRYEQPGVAVNAGEFHLAVKLGCLRDSKLCVNDLSLKDVNVAIDSKKMPKSAPVEEEDSGPLNLSTPYPIALYRVALDNVNIKIDDTTVSVMDFTSGLRWQEKNLTLTPTSLQGLLIALPKVADVAQEEIVEPKIQNPQPEEKPLGETLKDLFSKPVLPEMTDVHLPLNLNIEEFKGEQLRLTGDTDLTVYTMLLKVSSIDGNMKLDALDIDTNQGSVNASGNALLRDNWPVDITLNSALNIDPLKGEKVKVKVGGALRDKLDVGVNLSGPVDMVLRAQTQLAEAGLPLNLEVVSKQLYWPFTGEKQFQADDLKLKLSGKMTDYALSFRTAVKGQGVPPANITLDAKGNEQQVNLDKLTVAALEGKTELTALLDWQQAISWRGELKLTGINTAKEVPDWPSKLDGLIKTRGSLYGGTWQMDVPEIKLTGNVKQNKVNVEGSVKGNSYLQWVIPGLHVALGRNTADIKGELGVKDLNLDATIDAPNLDNALPGLGGTAKGLVKVRGTVEAPQLLADITANNLRWQELSVARVRVEGDVKSTDQIGGSLNLRVERISQPDVNINLVTLDAKGNEKQHDLELRVQGEPVSGQLHLTGSFDRKEERWKGTLDNTRFSTPVGPLALSRAIALDYRNAEQKISIGPHCWTNPNAELCVPQTIDAGAEGRAQINLNRFDLAMLKPFMPDTTQASGVFSGKADVAWDTTKEGLPQGSVTLSGRNVKVTQEVNDALLPVAFDTLNLSADLHNNRAQLGWTIRLTNNGQLDGQVQITDPQGRRNLGGNVNIRNFNLAMVNPIFARGEKAEGMLNANLRLAGNVQSPQLFGQMRLSGVDIDGNFMPFDMQPSQIAMNFNGMSSTLSGSVLTQQGQINLSGDADWSQLDNWRARIAAKGSKVRITVPPMVRLDVSPDVVFEATPSLFTLDGRVDVPWARIVVHDVPESAVGVSSDEVMLNENLKPVEQKSAGIPINSNLIVHVGNNVRLNAFGLKARLTGDLKVAQDKQGLGLNGQITIPEGRFHAYGQDLIVRKGELLFSGPPDQPLLNIEAIRNPEATEDDVIAGVRVTGSADEPKAEIFSDPAMSQQEALSYLLRGQGLNSGQSDSAAMTSMLVGLGVAQSGQVVGKIGETFGVSNLALDTQGVGDSSQVVVSGYVLPGLQVKYGVGIFDSLATLTLRYRLMPKLYLEAVSGVDQALDLLYQFEF comes from the coding sequence ATGAGTTTATGGAAGAAAATAAGCCTCGGGGTGCTGATTTTTATCGTGCTGCTGCTCGGTACGGTGGCGTTTCTGGTGGGAACGACGACCGGGCTGCATCTGCTGTTTAACGCTGCGAACCGCTGGGTGCCGGGGCTGGAGATTGGCCAGGTAACGGGCGGCTGGCGCGATCTGCGTCTGAAGAATATCCGCTACGAGCAGCCGGGCGTGGCGGTGAACGCCGGGGAGTTCCACCTGGCGGTGAAGCTGGGCTGCCTGCGCGACAGCAAGCTCTGCGTCAACGATCTGTCGCTTAAAGACGTCAACGTGGCGATAGATTCGAAAAAAATGCCGAAGTCTGCGCCGGTCGAGGAAGAGGACAGCGGCCCGCTGAATCTCTCCACGCCGTACCCGATCGCGCTCTATCGGGTCGCGCTCGATAACGTCAATATCAAAATCGACGACACTACCGTGTCCGTGATGGATTTCACCTCCGGCCTGCGCTGGCAGGAGAAAAACCTCACCCTGACGCCGACGTCCCTGCAGGGCTTGCTGATCGCGTTGCCGAAGGTGGCCGACGTGGCGCAGGAAGAGATCGTCGAGCCGAAGATCCAGAACCCGCAGCCGGAAGAAAAGCCGCTGGGCGAAACGCTGAAAGATCTCTTCTCGAAGCCTGTCCTGCCGGAAATGACCGACGTTCATCTGCCGCTGAACCTTAATATCGAGGAGTTCAAAGGTGAGCAGCTGCGCCTGACCGGCGATACCGATCTGACGGTCTACACCATGCTGCTGAAAGTCAGCAGCATTGACGGCAACATGAAGCTCGACGCGCTGGATATCGACACCAACCAGGGCTCGGTGAATGCGTCGGGGAATGCCCTGCTGCGCGACAACTGGCCGGTGGACATCACGCTTAACAGTGCCCTCAACATCGATCCGCTGAAAGGCGAAAAGGTGAAGGTCAAAGTGGGCGGTGCGCTGCGCGATAAGCTGGATGTCGGGGTCAACCTCTCCGGCCCGGTGGACATGGTCCTGCGCGCGCAAACGCAGCTGGCGGAAGCCGGGCTGCCGCTCAATCTTGAGGTTGTCAGCAAGCAGCTTTACTGGCCGTTCACCGGCGAAAAACAGTTCCAGGCCGATGACCTGAAGCTGAAGCTGAGCGGCAAGATGACCGACTACGCGCTCTCGTTCCGCACCGCCGTGAAGGGGCAGGGCGTACCGCCCGCGAACATCACGCTGGATGCGAAGGGCAACGAACAGCAGGTCAACCTCGACAAGCTGACCGTCGCGGCGCTGGAAGGTAAAACCGAGCTGACCGCGCTGCTCGACTGGCAGCAGGCGATCAGCTGGCGCGGCGAGCTGAAGCTGACGGGCATTAACACCGCCAAAGAGGTGCCGGACTGGCCGTCGAAGCTGGATGGCCTGATTAAAACCCGCGGCAGCCTGTACGGCGGTACGTGGCAGATGGACGTGCCGGAAATCAAGCTCACCGGGAACGTGAAGCAGAACAAGGTTAACGTTGAAGGTTCGGTAAAAGGCAACAGCTATCTGCAGTGGGTTATCCCGGGGCTGCACGTGGCGCTGGGCCGCAACACGGCGGATATCAAAGGCGAGCTGGGGGTGAAAGATCTCAATCTGGACGCCACCATCGACGCGCCGAATCTGGATAACGCCCTGCCGGGGCTGGGCGGCACGGCGAAGGGCCTCGTGAAAGTGCGCGGTACGGTGGAGGCGCCGCAGCTGCTGGCGGACATTACCGCCAATAACCTGCGCTGGCAGGAGCTGAGCGTTGCCCGCGTCCGCGTGGAAGGGGATGTGAAATCCACCGATCAGATCGGCGGTAGCCTGAACCTGCGCGTGGAGCGCATTTCTCAGCCGGACGTGAACATTAACCTGGTCACCCTGGACGCCAAAGGGAACGAGAAGCAGCACGACCTCGAGCTGCGCGTGCAGGGCGAGCCGGTCTCCGGCCAGCTTCACCTTACCGGCAGCTTTGACCGCAAGGAAGAACGCTGGAAAGGGACGCTGGATAACACGCGCTTCAGTACGCCGGTCGGGCCGCTGGCGCTCTCGCGCGCCATTGCCCTCGACTACCGCAACGCTGAGCAGAAGATAAGCATTGGGCCACACTGCTGGACCAACCCGAATGCGGAGCTGTGCGTGCCGCAGACCATCGATGCGGGTGCGGAAGGGCGCGCGCAGATCAACCTCAACCGCTTCGATCTGGCGATGCTGAAGCCGTTTATGCCGGACACGACCCAGGCCAGCGGCGTCTTCAGCGGGAAAGCCGATGTGGCCTGGGACACCACCAAAGAGGGGCTGCCGCAGGGCAGCGTCACGCTGTCCGGGCGTAACGTGAAGGTGACGCAGGAGGTCAACGACGCGCTGCTGCCGGTGGCGTTCGACACCCTGAACCTGAGTGCCGATCTGCATAACAATCGCGCACAGCTGGGGTGGACGATCCGCCTGACCAACAACGGTCAGCTGGACGGGCAGGTCCAGATTACCGATCCGCAGGGACGGCGTAATCTGGGCGGCAACGTCAACATCCGTAACTTCAACCTGGCGATGGTGAACCCGATTTTCGCGCGCGGGGAAAAAGCGGAGGGCATGCTGAACGCTAACCTGCGCCTGGCCGGTAACGTGCAAAGCCCGCAGCTGTTCGGTCAGATGCGGCTCAGCGGCGTGGATATCGACGGTAACTTCATGCCGTTTGACATGCAGCCCAGCCAGATCGCGATGAACTTCAACGGCATGAGCTCGACGCTGAGCGGCTCGGTATTGACGCAGCAAGGGCAAATCAACCTGAGCGGCGACGCGGACTGGAGCCAGCTCGACAACTGGCGCGCCCGAATTGCCGCGAAGGGCAGCAAGGTGCGCATCACCGTACCGCCGATGGTGCGCCTGGACGTCTCGCCTGATGTGGTCTTTGAAGCCACGCCAAGTCTCTTCACGCTTGACGGACGCGTCGACGTGCCGTGGGCGCGCATCGTGGTTCACGACGTGCCGGAAAGCGCGGTCGGCGTCTCAAGTGATGAAGTGATGCTCAATGAAAATCTGAAACCTGTCGAACAGAAGAGCGCGGGCATACCGATCAATAGTAACCTCATCGTGCACGTGGGGAATAACGTGCGGTTGAATGCGTTTGGGCTGAAGGCGAGGCTCACGGGCGACCTGAAAGTCGCGCAGGATAAACAGGGGCTTGGCCTGAACGGGCAGATCACTATCCCTGAAGGGCGTTTCCACGCCTATGGTCAGGATCTGATTGTGCGCAAAGGCGAGCTGCTGTTCTCCGGTCCACCGGATCAGCCCCTGCTGAACATCGAGGCGATTCGTAACCCGGAAGCGACGGAAGATGACGTCATTGCTGGCGTTCGCGTCACCGGTTCCGCCGACGAACCGAAGGCGGAGATCTTCTCTGACCCGGCGATGTCGCAGCAGGAAGCCCTCTCTTATCTGCTGCGTGGACAAGGTCTGAACAGCGGACAAAGCGACAGTGCGGCGATGACCTCGATGTTAGTGGGTCTGGGGGTTGCACAAAGTGGGCAGGTTGTGGGTAAAATCGGCGAGACGTTCGGCGTAAGCAATCTGGCGCTGGACACCCAGGGCGTGGGTGACTCCTCGCAGGTGGTGGTCAGCGGCTATGTATTGCCGGGTCTGCAGGTAAAATATGGTGTGGGGATCTTTGACTCACTGGCAACTCTCACGTTACGCTATCGCCTGATGCCCAAGCTATATCTGGAAGCAGTGTCCGGCGTAGACCAGGCACTTGAT